AATGAAAAGAGTGAAAGTCACCACTTATTTCAATTCCGATTATGTCGTAACCTAAAAACTCATTTTTTTCTAAATCAATTTCTTTGCTTTTCAGTTTGTTGTAAATTCCAATTTCTCCACTATTTGATTCAGTCGGTTTTATTAAATCCAAAGTTTTATTCAATTCCGTTTCTGGGAAACTGATACTTAAAATTTCAAAATCCGCATCGTTTGGGAAGAATTTTTCTTTGTATTCCGTTAATGTTTTTAAATCCGAAAATGTATTTATCCAGCCAAGTTTTTCTTCGTCCAATTTTTTGTCTGCCCAAACTTGTATTTCCTCAACATTTTTGTCAGTCAGATTAAACGTTTGTTTGGTTTCTTCTAATTCTTTCTTTTCAGTTGTTGCCCAAGAAATTGCCCAAGAGTCAAAAAAAGAGTCGTTTATACAACGACTACAAGTATAGATTTCCAAACCTTTAATCGTTCCATATTCGACAGGTTTTAATTTAATCAAATAATATGCTCCAATGTAGTATTTCACCCGGTTTTCGGCATTGTTTACAACGTCCCGTATAAAAACTGTGCGAGCTGGCGTGCGTGATTGTCCGCAGGACAATCCGCTGAGCAAAGGAGCACGGAACTTCGATTCAAAACCAAATTAAGCATTGTTTTTATATGTTGTTACATACTTTGCCGACACGCCCGAGTAATCACGTTCCCCAGATCTGTTTTCTTCTCCGCGACCGAGTAAAGGGTCGCAAGTTTTATATCACTTTTGCAATTTTTATCAGCCAGAGTGAAAAAGTTCGTTTTCCATCCGTTCTACATTTCTGTTTGTAACGCAGGGATGAGTCAATAAGCCACATTAAAACGAAAACTTCACACTCACCAAAACCTGCGATGGTCTTAAACGATAGGTACTTTGTATATAAGCAAATTCATTATTGGAAATCCGCACGAACTCATCTGTATTCAGCACATTGTTCCAGCTGGCTTCCAGATCTATTCCAGATTCCATGAAGGTGTATTGATAATTCAGGTTCAGGAAATAATTATTCCGGTTTTCATCGGATATGTTATTGAAATAATACTCCGAATTAAGGCTGAAATATTGATTTTCTGCCACGTAAAAGAAAAGGTCTAAACTATACTGTTTTGTTTCAATTTCATTCATATACCTTCCATCAATATTGGTTTGTAAGATACTCACATTGCCAGCATAGGAAGCGCTTAACCAATCGGTAAATTCAGATTCCATTTTCAGGTTGAAACTCAGATTTTCATTATTCACTTCAGCTAAACGGTCGTTTAAAAGTTGTTCCCTTTGAAAATGAGAATATGTGGTTCCCACACTTAAGGTAGTATTCAGTTTTCTAAAATATTTGCTTGCCTTTGCATTCCAGTTATGAGCATTGGAATAATTCTCCTGCTCAATGGCCTCCAGAATGGTAGCGCCACTCTCCCCAATTATGTTGCTGTACAATAAATTACTTCTTACATGTGCATAGGAATATGAGGTACTTGCAAAAAATGAAGTGAGCGGATTCCTGTAGTTTAGGCTCCAATTATAGTTCTGCCTGAAATCTTCCGGTAGGGGAGAATTGTAACGCTGCAGGCTGCGGTAATTGTTTAGAATAAAACCGTAATACATGCGGTTGGCATCTCCAAAATCATTGCTGTAATTGGCATTAACACTTGTTTCCCAAAATGCTGATAACTTATTACGTATGTAAAAATTGGGTTCAAATGTTAACCGATTTAAATTTTGACTCTGGTTTAATGTGGCATCTTCGATGTCAAAGGTTCTATAATTAAAAGGGGTAGTCAGCCTGAAATTCCAGTTGTCTTTTTCATAAACAAACCTGCTGGTGAAATAGATCCTGGAAGATAGAAAATCAAGATCATTTTGGTAATTTCCACCAAGGAGATCTCTGTCGCTTTCATCAAAAACCATGAGCCTGCTTTCAAGATGCTGATTTTGTAAGGTAAAACCAACCTCAGGAGAAATAGTTACTCCGCGTAGCTTTTTGGTCATTCCGCCAGAATTATCAGTAAAAAAGGTAGAGGAGTTCACCTCCTGCTCTACCTCCTCATAAGTTTGTCTATCATTAAGCAAGCCTTCAAACTGGCCGGGCAGCACGCTAAGGTTTTGGTTAGCTTCTGTATAACCGGTATTAGACCTGAAGGTGATCAATTGGTTTCCTATAGGCTTCATCAACCTAAGATTATTCCGAACTACAGAAAAAGGATTGGAAAGCCGCTGAAGGACTTCTGATTTCCCGGTATCAATAAATCCTTTTTGTGAATCCCAGTACCCGTTGAACTCCAGTTCATTTTTAAGGTAATTGTCATTGGTATTACGCTCAAGTATGAATTTGGACTGTAGCGTATTGTAGAAAAACTCATTGTTGGTTTGTTCTACTAAATCTATAGTATCTGTGGGAGTGAAAAAGCGGGTTTGGGTATTCCCTATTTGCCGCTGAGCATCGTTTAAATAGGAAATATTGGTTTTAAGGTCCAAATCTTTTTTTAGCCGGATTAAATAATTGGCAGATCCAAGGTGTACATTATTATCCAGCCAGCGCTCCTGAGAGAATGGCGGTTCAGCCAGCCGGCGAATGGATAGCCAGTCCCTCTTATTAATACTGAATTCCTGCCTGCCAAAATCTGAAATTGAGAAATCCCTTATCTCCCGTGAGACATCGCTCCCGGTGTTATTAGTCTGGTAAGTGACAATAGCCTGATTTTTCTTTGTGAAGATCATGGGGGTGACCTTCACCTTCCATAGCAGTGGAGATAAACCCGCTCCCAGTTCTGCCGTTCCAGTGGTGGTAACATTGTTTTTAAGCTTGATATTAATAGATGCTCTTTCAGAAAATTCCAGGCTGTCCAGCAATTTTATAGGTTGGTGATTTTCCAGGATCTGCACTTTTGAAACATCATCTGCAGCGATATTGTTATTGGCCAAGCTGTACCTGCCTTCCAGCAAGTCCAGCCCCTCGATGTAATACTTTTGTATAGGCTTTCCCTGGTACTCAATTTGTCCACTGGGTAGAATCTCAATGCCGGGCATTTTCCTTAGGACATCGGCAATAACCCTATCTTTTTGATCTTTAAAGGCTGCAACCGAGAAACTGAGGGTATCACCACGCTGCTCAATAATCCTGGCTTCTACAAGTACTTCTTTCAATTCTTCAGCTGAAGGGTATAGCTGAATTTGCAGCTCCTGATCCTTATTCTGAATTTCCTGCTTTAAAGTAATGTAGCCTACATGAGAAATTTTCAGAAAAAGTGACTCAATATCGGTATTAAGCTTAATGCTGAAGTTTCCCGTTCCGTCTGAAATTCCGTAGGCCAAAATAGCACTTGTAGAATCTTTAGATATTATAATAGTTGCACCACTTAACGCTTCCCTGTTCTCATTGTAAATATTTCCGGAAAGAACGGACTGTGCATGTGTTGGGAAAAAAAACATGAACATAATGAAAAATAAAAAGGTAGTTCTTTCCAAGCTATTCCAGTTCTATTGGGTTATTTTCATATTGAAGCCTTGCCCGCTGATTTCTGTCATATTTATCCATCCCTTCCTTGGGAATGTTAATACCGGGATTGTTTAATATTAGTGATGGTTTTTCTTTTATTTTGCGCAAAAACACCTTTAAATCGGCTTCTATAATTTGAGTGTAATCTTTATCTAAAATAATAACTGAATTTCTTATTTTTTGAATACCTAATGCCTTAAAGTGGTAGTGGTTTTTCGAGTCCTGAATCTCCAGGATCAATCCCGGCAAACCATAAAATTTATAAGGACCTTCGGCTATAGGAATATTAGGAGTAAACCATGCCTCATAATCTCGGCCTTTAAAACGCGTACGGGCCAAAGTAGTTTCATATCCTATTATGACCTTTTTCTCATTCTCAATCTGCCATGTTAATCCGGGTAATCTTGTTTTTATTTTATATTTGTAGGATGTAAAATCATACAACGAGATCAACTCTTCATTTTTTAGATCCTTAAATATTTTATAGTTAAATTTTGATTTTGAAATTCCAAATATTCCCTGAGGACTTTTTGAATCTAAAATAGAATCTTTTAGGTGTACAGTCTGGCTTTTGAACACCGATATACCCTCGTCAATTTCCAGAAACATATATTCGCTGGCTTTGGAAGCTGGATTCAAGGAATCTATCTGAAATGTCAATTCATAAATAATCCGCAAGTTATTATTGTTGTGCTGTGAAAACAATACTGCGGGAAAAAATAAAAACAGGGCGTAAATTTTTTTCATCTATTTTTTTATTCCAATTCAATAGGATTATTTCGCTTAAGTAAAGTCTCTTTATGTTCTTTCATCATCTTCTCTTTTTGTCCAGGTTGAAATCCAAAAGTGATCCCCGCCCTACCCAGGGCTGCAAATGGATCCCGGTTATATTCTTCAAGCGCTTGCAAATACCTCTCTTTGGTAGTAGTTATATATTCTTTAGAATTATATTCAAAGGGAACCGGTTTTTTAAGAATTTTAAAATTGGTAAGTTTAAAGGAATAATAATTTTGATCGTCACTTATTTCCAGTATCAATCCCGGTAACCCGTTGAATTTATAAGGCCCTTCGACAATTGGTATCTCAGATGTGAACCAGGCAATATAATCCCTTCCGGAAAAACTGGTTGTAGCTTTTTGAACCTGATAGCCCAAAACCTCTTTTGTTTCGGGAAGTATTTCCCATTGAAATTGATTGAGGTCTTCAATGTACTTAAGCTTATCTTTAACGATCTTCTGAGTAAAGGATAGCTTCCCTTCGGGAACTCCTTTGTAGATATAATAGTCAAATTTTGTTTGTGGGGCCCCCTGAAATTTACCCGTAAAGGCGGAAGGATTCTTTCGTCGGTTTTTCAGGACCTCGTCTCCTCTCAAACGTTCCTTACTGGAAAATCTTGATATCTTATCCCCAATATACAATTCCATAGCTTCACTCTCAACAGACTCAGCATTTGTGGAATCTATTTGCCAGGTAATTTCATATGTGGCTTTGTATTTAAAGACGTCGGTAACAGGTTTTTGCGCAAACGCCGCCTGGTAAATGATTAAGATAAAAAGTGTTAGGCTGTAGTTCTTCATTATAGCATATATTTTAATTCAATGGGGTTATTCTCATTTTTCTATTTTTCCTTTTCGTTCTAATTCATCACTCCAATTCAATGGGGTTGTTTTTCTTTTTTAGTTCCTCTTTTAGCTCTCTTTCCATTTTTTCTTTCTGTCCAGGTCTAAACCCAATGGTGACCCCAACCTGTTCCAGGGCTGTAACTGGATCTCAATTAAATCCTCCAAGTACCTTGAGAAAATTGTCCCTGGTGGTTAGAATATAAACTTTGGTATCAAATTCCAGCATTACTGGTTCTTGTTTTTTCGGAGGCATTGTATGTAACGTCTCGTATAAAAATAGTGCGAGCTGGCGAGCTTGATTGTCCGCAGGACAATCAGGCGCAGCAAGCGAGCAGGGACTTTCGATTTGAGACAGGTTTGAGCATTTTTTTTATACGTTGTTAGCCAATGGCTTTTTTACTCATCTACTCGGTCAGATATTTGTTCTCTTACCCACTCGACATTTCTTTCTTGTCGAAAATCAAACCATTCCTGTCTGAAGTCCGATTCGTGTATTAGATGATTAAAATTCCTGAAAGGTTTTGGTCGGTTTAGAGCAACAAGTAACTTTTTGCTAAATCCGTCCGCCTCCAGCTGGTCCGCAAAAGATTCCATTACAGCATAGGATTGGTTTGAATTCATTGGCTCGATACGAATGTAATCATCCCAATTATTCTCGACTTTATCTGTAACTTCTTGCCAAGGATTTTCCTCATCTAGAAAAAAGTCCATTTCTGCCGGATGATATTCAAAATCACCTGTTTTAATATTTAGAAAACAAAGTTGTCCGCACAGAATGAGTTCAGCCATTTCTCGAATATTTGCTTCCTTAACTTTCATTTTTTTCAGCTATTGGCTAACGTCTCGTATAAAAACTGTGCGAGCTGGCGTGCGTGATTGTCCATAGGACAATCCGCTAAGCAAGCGAACAAAGAGTTTCGATTTGAGACTAATTTACGCATTGTTTTTATATACTGTTGTAAGCAGGTTTTATTCCGCAACAATTTCCAATTCCTGTTTTTCTTTCCATTCTTCAAATCCGATTTGACCATATTCTTTAATCAAATTAGATGATTTAAATGCTGTTCCAGTTACTCGATATCTTAGGAAAAAGACTTTGTATTCCATTTCAATTTTTCCGTTTACCAAAATATCATAATCTGTTCCAGCTTGTTTTAAAGCTCTTTCCGTCGCTATTTTAACAGACTTTCGCTGACTTCGAGCCCAAGAATCATAATATCCGTTTACCTCAATTCCTCCTTCTGGATTTATATTTACGGATTCGTCTGCGAGTACTGAATAGTTCAATAAGTTAATTGAACAACTTGAGAGTGAAGAACTCAAAATTCCAATAAATATTAATATCTTAAAT
The sequence above is drawn from the Salegentibacter mishustinae genome and encodes:
- a CDS encoding carboxypeptidase-like regulatory domain-containing protein, translated to MFMFFFPTHAQSVLSGNIYNENREALSGATIIISKDSTSAILAYGISDGTGNFSIKLNTDIESLFLKISHVGYITLKQEIQNKDQELQIQLYPSAEELKEVLVEARIIEQRGDTLSFSVAAFKDQKDRVIADVLRKMPGIEILPSGQIEYQGKPIQKYYIEGLDLLEGRYSLANNNIAADDVSKVQILENHQPIKLLDSLEFSERASINIKLKNNVTTTGTAELGAGLSPLLWKVKVTPMIFTKKNQAIVTYQTNNTGSDVSREIRDFSISDFGRQEFSINKRDWLSIRRLAEPPFSQERWLDNNVHLGSANYLIRLKKDLDLKTNISYLNDAQRQIGNTQTRFFTPTDTIDLVEQTNNEFFYNTLQSKFILERNTNDNYLKNELEFNGYWDSQKGFIDTGKSEVLQRLSNPFSVVRNNLRLMKPIGNQLITFRSNTGYTEANQNLSVLPGQFEGLLNDRQTYEEVEQEVNSSTFFTDNSGGMTKKLRGVTISPEVGFTLQNQHLESRLMVFDESDRDLLGGNYQNDLDFLSSRIYFTSRFVYEKDNWNFRLTTPFNYRTFDIEDATLNQSQNLNRLTFEPNFYIRNKLSAFWETSVNANYSNDFGDANRMYYGFILNNYRSLQRYNSPLPEDFRQNYNWSLNYRNPLTSFFASTSYSYAHVRSNLLYSNIIGESGATILEAIEQENYSNAHNWNAKASKYFRKLNTTLSVGTTYSHFQREQLLNDRLAEVNNENLSFNLKMESEFTDWLSASYAGNVSILQTNIDGRYMNEIETKQYSLDLFFYVAENQYFSLNSEYYFNNISDENRNNYFLNLNYQYTFMESGIDLEASWNNVLNTDEFVRISNNEFAYIQSTYRLRPSQVLVSVKFSF
- a CDS encoding GLPGLI family protein — its product is MKKIYALFLFFPAVLFSQHNNNNLRIIYELTFQIDSLNPASKASEYMFLEIDEGISVFKSQTVHLKDSILDSKSPQGIFGISKSKFNYKIFKDLKNEELISLYDFTSYKYKIKTRLPGLTWQIENEKKVIIGYETTLARTRFKGRDYEAWFTPNIPIAEGPYKFYGLPGLILEIQDSKNHYHFKALGIQKIRNSVIILDKDYTQIIEADLKVFLRKIKEKPSLILNNPGINIPKEGMDKYDRNQRARLQYENNPIELE
- a CDS encoding GLPGLI family protein, translated to MKNYSLTLFILIIYQAAFAQKPVTDVFKYKATYEITWQIDSTNAESVESEAMELYIGDKISRFSSKERLRGDEVLKNRRKNPSAFTGKFQGAPQTKFDYYIYKGVPEGKLSFTQKIVKDKLKYIEDLNQFQWEILPETKEVLGYQVQKATTSFSGRDYIAWFTSEIPIVEGPYKFNGLPGLILEISDDQNYYSFKLTNFKILKKPVPFEYNSKEYITTTKERYLQALEEYNRDPFAALGRAGITFGFQPGQKEKMMKEHKETLLKRNNPIELE
- a CDS encoding UPF0158 family protein produces the protein MKVKEANIREMAELILCGQLCFLNIKTGDFEYHPAEMDFFLDEENPWQEVTDKVENNWDDYIRIEPMNSNQSYAVMESFADQLEADGFSKKLLVALNRPKPFRNFNHLIHESDFRQEWFDFRQERNVEWVREQISDRVDE